One window of the Microcoleus sp. AS-A8 genome contains the following:
- a CDS encoding HNH endonuclease, whose product MKSMKFWVGGTDNDWFQFLSKKLPDEVNFWQPSGEPPFTTAVEPGAPFLFKLKRPYHDIADGGIFVKHTNLPVSLAWEIFGEKNGTSSYGELLDKILSYTKNKGQTQIDPSITCVVVTQPFFFNQNDWIPAPENLSRSVVRGKKYGTDEPIGARLWADVQAQLNGVSPDISEIESTSVSEEGGRYGSPYLRANRLGQGAFQVIVRDAYNRQCAITGEPLLHVLDAAHIKPYSESGPHTVNNGLLLRVDWHRLFDRFFITIKESKNKDFRIEVSKRIREDCENGGYYYGFHREPLKVLPSQTEDLPAKEYLEWHNNNFDCREYH is encoded by the coding sequence ATGAAATCCATGAAATTTTGGGTAGGGGGAACTGATAATGATTGGTTTCAATTTTTATCAAAAAAATTGCCAGATGAAGTAAATTTTTGGCAACCAAGTGGAGAACCACCATTCACAACAGCAGTTGAACCAGGAGCGCCTTTCCTATTTAAATTGAAGCGTCCCTACCATGACATCGCAGATGGAGGAATCTTTGTTAAGCATACAAATCTTCCCGTTTCACTTGCATGGGAAATTTTTGGAGAGAAAAATGGCACATCTAGTTATGGAGAGTTATTGGATAAAATTTTAAGCTATACAAAAAATAAAGGTCAAACTCAAATAGATCCCTCCATTACCTGTGTTGTAGTCACCCAGCCATTCTTTTTTAACCAAAATGATTGGATTCCAGCCCCAGAGAATTTGAGTCGTTCCGTAGTTAGGGGGAAGAAGTATGGTACTGATGAACCAATAGGAGCAAGATTGTGGGCAGATGTGCAAGCACAATTAAATGGAGTTTCCCCAGATATAAGCGAGATAGAATCTACTTCAGTCTCTGAAGAGGGTGGACGTTATGGTTCTCCATACCTGCGGGCTAATCGTTTAGGTCAAGGTGCTTTTCAAGTTATTGTAAGGGATGCCTACAATAGACAATGTGCAATCACTGGAGAACCTCTACTCCATGTATTAGATGCAGCTCATATCAAACCCTATTCTGAATCAGGGCCACATACCGTTAATAATGGTCTTTTACTAAGGGTAGATTGGCATAGGCTATTTGATAGGTTTTTCATCACAATTAAGGAATCTAAAAATAAAGACTTTCGGATAGAAGTTAGTAAGCGTATTAGAGAAGACTGTGAGAATGGTGGATATTATTATGGGTTTCATAGAGAACCTTTAAAAGTGTTACCTTCTCAAACTGAAGATTTACCTGCCAAAGAGTACCTTGAATGGCACAATAATAACTTTGATTGTAGAGAGTACCACTAA
- a CDS encoding serpin family protein gives MNRQKLNRVGAIVAAGIVLSGLVGGLMAQKIDALDSHPNSQKPENSRLMAQSPNRPVDSKLVDANTKFGFKLFQEVLKEDSNKNVFVSPTSIAIALSMTYNGASGETQQGMAKALELQGISLQDINQANETLKSSLEKADPDVQLSIANSLWAKQGTPFKPEFIQRNQQFYKAKVTELNFASPDAAKTINGWVQENTRGKIDQIVNQIQPEDVLFLINAVYFKGNWTKQFDKSQTAERPFYLSNGSQKQHPMMSQSGKYRYYENDSFQAVSLPYGKGRLSLYVFLPKKDTNLVAFQQQLSLENWQLWMNQFQMRSGSLQLPRFKFDYNIQLNSALKALGMESAFNTGANFSNMTSASVAIDQVRHKTFVEVNEEGTEAAAATSVGVMLTSAQMPTEPFQMVVDRPFFCAIRDNQTGTLLFMGSIKEPK, from the coding sequence ATGAATCGACAAAAACTCAATCGAGTGGGTGCTATTGTGGCAGCAGGGATTGTTCTCTCAGGACTAGTGGGAGGGTTGATGGCGCAGAAAATCGACGCTCTTGACTCCCACCCTAACTCCCAAAAACCTGAGAATTCACGTTTAATGGCACAATCGCCCAATCGACCCGTGGATTCAAAGCTTGTTGATGCGAATACAAAATTTGGTTTCAAGCTGTTCCAAGAGGTTCTTAAAGAGGACAGCAACAAGAATGTTTTTGTCTCGCCTACCAGTATAGCGATCGCACTTTCCATGACTTACAACGGGGCGAGTGGCGAAACGCAACAAGGAATGGCAAAAGCGCTGGAACTCCAAGGCATAAGCTTACAAGACATCAACCAGGCGAATGAAACTTTAAAATCCTCCTTAGAAAAAGCTGATCCTGATGTTCAGCTATCCATTGCCAACTCCCTCTGGGCTAAGCAAGGCACCCCATTCAAGCCGGAATTTATACAAAGAAATCAACAATTTTATAAGGCCAAAGTAACTGAACTAAACTTTGCGAGTCCTGACGCCGCTAAAACTATAAACGGTTGGGTTCAAGAAAATACTCGTGGAAAAATAGATCAAATTGTTAATCAAATTCAACCCGAAGATGTTCTCTTTTTAATTAACGCTGTTTATTTCAAAGGGAACTGGACAAAGCAGTTCGATAAAAGTCAAACCGCTGAACGCCCATTCTATCTGTCGAATGGTAGCCAGAAGCAACATCCCATGATGTCTCAGTCCGGTAAGTATCGATATTATGAAAATGACTCTTTCCAGGCGGTGAGTCTACCTTACGGGAAAGGGCGTCTGAGTTTGTATGTTTTCCTGCCCAAAAAAGATACCAATTTAGTCGCTTTTCAACAGCAACTCTCTCTCGAAAACTGGCAACTATGGATGAACCAATTCCAAATGCGGTCTGGTTCACTTCAGTTGCCTCGCTTCAAATTTGACTACAATATTCAACTCAACAGCGCCCTAAAAGCCCTGGGGATGGAGTCGGCTTTCAATACTGGAGCCAATTTTTCAAATATGACTTCAGCTTCAGTTGCCATTGATCAAGTCAGGCACAAAACCTTCGTAGAAGTGAATGAAGAAGGCACAGAAGCCGCTGCGGCAACCTCTGTGGGTGTAATGCTAACCTCAGCCCAAATGCCAACAGAACCCTTCCAAATGGTGGTTGACCGCCCCTTCTTCTGTGCGATTCGGGATAATCAAACAGGAACGCTTCTATTCATGGGTTCCATCAAAGAACCGAAGTAA
- the pgeF gene encoding peptidoglycan editing factor PgeF yields MHTWYWQTWEDMPYLTCSLLQDWEHGFFTSAFSPRLPSEMVSVLRPEAQVYRVKQVHGNTVLTPSEIESAVSVNNDAQEEPERPSADGILTEQPQQAVWVCTADCTPVLIADEKTGQVAAVHAGWRGTATRIVPNAIARLMDSGSRLEDLRIAMGPAIAGEVYQVSETVAAEVGASIIPQDKAESPDAILDFLQQLPDSPILEDAHPGRVRLDVRRVNAMQLEQLGIPSEQVAIAPYCTYQEPEHFFSYRRDKLKKVQWSGIVSKTPN; encoded by the coding sequence ATGCATACTTGGTACTGGCAAACCTGGGAAGACATGCCTTATCTGACCTGTAGCCTTCTGCAAGACTGGGAACATGGCTTTTTCACTTCAGCCTTTTCGCCCCGTTTGCCGTCGGAAATGGTGAGCGTCCTCCGGCCTGAAGCTCAGGTTTATCGCGTTAAACAGGTGCATGGCAACACAGTACTGACGCCTTCTGAGATTGAAAGCGCGGTTTCTGTAAACAACGACGCTCAAGAGGAGCCGGAACGACCCTCGGCTGATGGTATCCTCACAGAGCAACCTCAGCAGGCCGTGTGGGTTTGTACGGCAGATTGTACGCCTGTGTTGATTGCGGATGAAAAAACCGGACAGGTTGCTGCCGTACATGCGGGTTGGCGGGGTACGGCGACTCGAATCGTACCCAATGCGATCGCACGACTTATGGACTCCGGTAGCCGCTTGGAAGATTTGCGGATTGCCATGGGGCCTGCGATCGCGGGTGAGGTGTATCAGGTATCCGAGACGGTTGCGGCTGAAGTAGGGGCAAGCATTATACCACAAGATAAAGCAGAATCTCCAGATGCTATTCTTGATTTCTTGCAGCAGCTACCCGACTCCCCGATACTCGAAGACGCGCATCCGGGACGAGTGCGCTTAGATGTGCGGCGGGTGAATGCGATGCAGCTAGAACAATTGGGTATCCCTTCTGAGCAAGTTGCGATCGCGCCTTACTGCACTTATCAGGAACCTGAACATTTCTTTTCCTATCGCCGGGATAAGCTCAAAAAAGTTCAGTGGTCGGGGATTGTTAGCAAGACACCCAACTAA
- a CDS encoding biotin--[acetyl-CoA-carboxylase] ligase, with translation MGFNQQQYKIALEEVGERLSVGSNVPGIGEPQELSLHLFAMLPSTNQTLWDLLNQGASHGTVVIAAQQTAGRGQWGRQWESTLGGLYLSVALTPQLQASNSAQLTMSSAWGIATALRSYDIPVALKWPNDLLLLGRKLGGILTETRVHQGEITKAVVGVGINWSNRVPEWGITLQSFYETHLSTRVTSLEVLAAIVIQGLRLGYQRWLEQGIESLLPSYLEFLQIQGRQVIVDGNPGIITGVTPIGDLRICLNSATAPTEICLKPGTISLGYRW, from the coding sequence ATGGGATTTAACCAGCAACAGTATAAGATAGCTCTCGAAGAAGTGGGGGAACGGCTATCTGTGGGGAGCAACGTCCCAGGAATTGGGGAACCCCAAGAGCTGTCCCTCCATCTATTTGCAATGCTCCCTTCCACCAACCAAACCTTGTGGGACTTACTCAACCAGGGTGCAAGCCATGGAACCGTTGTGATTGCTGCTCAACAAACAGCAGGACGGGGCCAGTGGGGGCGTCAATGGGAATCAACATTGGGTGGACTATACTTATCCGTGGCCTTAACGCCCCAACTTCAGGCATCCAATAGTGCTCAGCTAACCATGTCGAGTGCATGGGGAATTGCTACGGCCTTAAGGAGTTACGATATTCCAGTCGCCCTCAAGTGGCCGAATGATTTACTACTTTTGGGGCGAAAGTTAGGGGGTATTCTCACCGAAACCCGTGTGCATCAGGGTGAAATTACCAAAGCCGTCGTTGGTGTCGGGATTAACTGGAGCAATCGTGTCCCTGAATGGGGTATCACTCTGCAATCCTTTTATGAAACACACTTAAGCACAAGGGTTACTTCCTTAGAAGTGTTAGCCGCCATTGTGATCCAAGGACTCAGATTGGGATACCAACGCTGGTTAGAGCAAGGAATAGAAAGCTTGCTACCATCTTATCTGGAGTTCCTACAGATTCAAGGACGCCAAGTGATTGTTGATGGCAATCCCGGCATAATTACGGGGGTAACCCCCATAGGGGACCTACGCATCTGCTTAAACTCAGCGACAGCCCCTACAGAAATTTGCCTCAAGCCCGGTACAATCAGTCTTGGTTATCGCTGGTAA
- a CDS encoding tetratricopeptide repeat protein, which produces MSKIKQVIQGIERWANLIGLIIAVIALIYTILPYYNGSVNVTNFDGSVKVTNFQEANLCNGYLVNDPLSDVLTNTSLSDKEKDYLESKINCYRDQIQKNRNDAGLYTNIGEAERRLGNLEAARKAHQKALELKPDLPEARIGLALVEQDMENTVAANQAIQGVLAVHPRNAIAHFYQGTILYAQNQLKDATVAWQKAKELDPKLPKLVSSWKLPNMKHVLGWQKNEPSV; this is translated from the coding sequence ATGTCTAAAATTAAGCAGGTAATTCAAGGGATTGAGCGCTGGGCTAATCTGATTGGACTTATCATCGCTGTGATTGCGCTGATTTATACTATCCTTCCCTATTACAATGGCTCAGTCAATGTTACGAATTTTGATGGCTCAGTCAAAGTTACAAATTTTCAAGAGGCTAACCTCTGTAACGGATACCTGGTTAACGATCCCTTATCTGACGTGCTGACGAACACTAGTCTCAGCGACAAGGAAAAAGACTATCTGGAAAGCAAAATCAACTGCTATCGCGATCAAATACAGAAGAACCGCAACGATGCAGGATTATACACGAATATAGGCGAAGCTGAGCGACGATTAGGCAATTTGGAAGCTGCTCGTAAAGCTCATCAAAAAGCCTTGGAGTTAAAACCAGACTTGCCAGAAGCAAGAATAGGGTTGGCACTGGTAGAGCAAGACATGGAAAATACGGTAGCTGCTAACCAAGCGATTCAAGGAGTGTTAGCTGTACATCCTAGGAATGCAATCGCTCATTTCTACCAAGGTACGATTCTTTATGCTCAAAACCAGTTGAAGGATGCAACAGTAGCGTGGCAAAAGGCGAAAGAATTAGATCCAAAGCTGCCTAAGCTCGTCAGCAGTTGGAAATTGCCTAATATGAAACATGTACTAGGCTGGCAAAAGAACGAGCCAAGTGTTTAG